In Paraflavitalea devenefica, a single window of DNA contains:
- a CDS encoding DUF6929 family protein, with amino-acid sequence MKLTLTDFKVLESFPSGSGIEFHDEKVFLVGDDAKEVLIMNKSWKELERIPLFESTDERIPKKIKSDLEATTVVVVNSIPRLLILGSGSKEEHRNKAILLDLDSYLKDEFDMTVFYDRIRAAGITDLNIESAATLEEGHIILGNRGNKKNPDNHLIITKNTFWKHQADAELEILPIKFPGKENKLKLAGISGLAYSALNDWLLFTASTEDTDNAVDDGAIGDSYLGIIENASRKIGRKDMKVNEFITLREAEKSLKGYKIESVCVQSEKNGRLKLQLVADNDDGVSSLFKVRLK; translated from the coding sequence ATGAAATTGACGCTGACAGATTTTAAAGTGCTCGAATCTTTTCCTTCCGGTTCAGGCATTGAATTCCATGATGAAAAAGTATTCCTGGTAGGAGATGATGCCAAAGAAGTACTGATCATGAATAAAAGCTGGAAAGAACTGGAACGTATTCCCCTGTTCGAATCCACCGATGAACGCATTCCCAAAAAGATCAAATCCGACCTCGAAGCCACTACCGTGGTGGTGGTGAACAGCATTCCCCGTTTACTGATCCTCGGCTCCGGCTCCAAAGAAGAACACCGCAATAAAGCCATCCTGCTCGACCTTGACAGCTACCTGAAAGATGAGTTTGATATGACGGTCTTCTATGATCGTATCAGGGCAGCCGGCATTACCGACCTGAATATTGAATCTGCCGCCACACTGGAAGAAGGGCATATTATCCTGGGCAACCGGGGCAACAAGAAGAATCCTGATAATCACCTCATCATTACCAAAAACACTTTCTGGAAGCACCAGGCCGATGCTGAACTGGAAATATTACCGATCAAATTTCCCGGCAAAGAAAACAAGTTAAAGCTGGCAGGCATCTCGGGCCTCGCCTACTCTGCTTTAAATGACTGGTTGCTCTTCACCGCTTCTACAGAAGATACAGACAATGCAGTGGATGATGGCGCTATTGGCGACAGCTACCTCGGCATTATTGAAAATGCCTCCCGCAAGATTGGCCGCAAGGATATGAAGGTAAATGAATTCATTACCCTCCGCGAAGCCGAGAAATCATTGAAAGGCTACAAAATAGAATCCGTATGCGTACAGTCGGAAAAGAACGGACGGCTGAAGCTGCAGCTCGTAGCTGATAATGATGATGGGGTGAGTAGCTTGTTTAAGGTGCGGTTGAAGTAA
- a CDS encoding NAD(P)/FAD-dependent oxidoreductase, with amino-acid sequence MSKQVTIVGGGVIGLCSAYYLQQAGYQVTVIDKGDITNGTSFGNAGYVSPSHFIPLATPGIVAQGIRWMLSSTSPFYIKPRLNWDLLRWLLSFYKKANAAHVTYSAPHLNNILQLSRELTVDMKEQLGNHFRMQEVGCFMLYKNANTEKHELELAEEAAHFKIDTKVLSAQEVQAMEPEVEVNVRGGILYPLDCHMHPGDFMITLKKHLQEAGVKLQLNTTVTGFEKNGAKVTAVITDKGKFACEELVLANGSWMPVITEYLGIDLLLQAGKGYSITYENVARNLRHPAILVDDRVAMTPMGADLRMGGTMEISGLESPTLVKRAQAIFKAAKNYYPNLPVEFPGVEKIWSGLRPLSPDGLPYIGRHSKYANLTLAGGHAMLGLSLAAGTGKLVEEMVEGKKTSIDVSAFNVERFK; translated from the coding sequence ATGAGCAAGCAAGTAACTATTGTAGGTGGTGGTGTGATCGGATTGTGCAGTGCCTATTATCTGCAGCAGGCCGGTTACCAGGTAACAGTGATTGATAAAGGAGACATTACCAATGGCACTTCTTTTGGCAATGCCGGTTATGTATCGCCCAGCCACTTCATTCCTTTGGCCACACCCGGTATTGTGGCGCAGGGCATACGATGGATGCTGAGCTCAACAAGCCCTTTTTACATTAAACCCCGTCTTAACTGGGACCTGCTGCGCTGGCTGTTGAGCTTTTACAAGAAAGCCAATGCCGCCCATGTTACCTATAGCGCGCCGCACCTGAACAATATCCTGCAATTGAGCCGGGAACTGACCGTGGACATGAAAGAGCAACTGGGCAATCACTTCCGCATGCAGGAAGTAGGCTGCTTTATGTTGTATAAAAATGCCAATACAGAAAAACATGAGCTGGAACTGGCAGAAGAAGCAGCACATTTCAAAATTGATACGAAAGTATTGAGCGCCCAGGAAGTGCAGGCCATGGAACCGGAGGTGGAAGTTAATGTGCGGGGTGGTATCTTGTACCCGCTGGATTGCCACATGCACCCCGGTGATTTCATGATCACCCTTAAAAAGCATTTACAAGAGGCCGGTGTAAAGCTTCAGTTGAATACAACCGTAACCGGTTTTGAAAAGAACGGTGCCAAGGTGACTGCCGTGATCACGGATAAAGGAAAGTTTGCCTGCGAAGAACTGGTGCTGGCCAATGGTTCCTGGATGCCGGTGATCACTGAATACCTGGGCATTGATCTTTTATTGCAGGCCGGTAAAGGGTATAGCATTACGTATGAGAACGTAGCCCGCAACCTGCGTCATCCCGCCATCCTGGTAGATGACCGGGTAGCCATGACCCCGATGGGCGCCGACCTGCGCATGGGAGGCACCATGGAGATCAGTGGACTGGAAAGTCCCACGCTGGTGAAAAGGGCGCAGGCCATCTTTAAAGCCGCTAAAAACTATTATCCCAACCTGCCTGTCGAATTCCCCGGCGTAGAGAAAATATGGAGTGGATTACGTCCTTTAAGCCCCGACGGATTGCCCTATATCGGCCGGCACAGCAAATATGCCAATCTTACCCTGGCCGGTGGTCATGCCATGCTGGGTCTCTCCCTGGCTGCCGGTACCGGCAAACTGGTGGAGGAAATGGTGGAAGGAAAGAAGACAAGTATTGATGTTTCAGCATTTAATGTAGAACGGTTTAAGTAA
- a CDS encoding TolC family protein, which translates to MRSFLVFVISAALLAPAATAQDSLTLEQAIMAALKNNYDILLTRNDSASYALDNSYSWAAFLPQVNGTAGTTWNTNNQQLKFTKRAPGGGDSSVTRDAVKTHNMNYALNLNWTLFDGLKMFTTRNKLEELEKLGELGVKTQVINTVAAVVNNYYNIVRQKQQLKAVEEQISINEERVKLADKKLSVGLGSKPELLQARVDLNAQKAAQLQQLTLIAQLRDQLNQLIGFRTGATYHVSDSIPLNTSLQFGELAQKLEETNPSLLFAKKNIDIARLTVKERKADLFPILSFNSNYTFTQNDNSIAVNINQPFFNQNKGFNYGFGLTVPILNGFNVKRLIKQAELDVRYQQLVYFNQRSLIDVGLSNAFKDYELQKKLLTLEEDNIALAKENVMIALERFRQGVSTFLELREAQISLQDAYNRLIAARYNTKLAETELLRLKGDLVR; encoded by the coding sequence TCGCTTACCCTGGAACAGGCGATCATGGCTGCCCTCAAAAACAATTATGATATCCTGCTTACCCGTAATGATTCCGCTTCTTATGCGCTGGACAATTCTTATTCCTGGGCGGCCTTCCTGCCACAGGTAAATGGTACGGCAGGCACTACCTGGAATACCAATAACCAACAATTAAAATTTACCAAGCGTGCGCCCGGCGGCGGCGATAGCAGTGTGACCAGGGATGCGGTGAAAACGCATAACATGAACTATGCGCTGAACCTTAACTGGACCTTATTTGATGGTCTTAAAATGTTTACCACCCGCAACAAGCTGGAAGAGCTGGAGAAGCTGGGTGAACTGGGCGTGAAAACACAGGTGATCAATACCGTGGCGGCAGTGGTCAACAATTACTACAATATTGTACGCCAGAAACAACAGCTTAAAGCAGTGGAAGAGCAGATATCCATCAATGAAGAGCGGGTGAAACTGGCCGATAAAAAACTATCCGTAGGCCTCGGCAGTAAACCGGAACTGTTACAGGCAAGGGTGGACCTGAATGCACAAAAAGCAGCCCAGTTACAACAACTCACCCTGATTGCCCAGTTGCGCGACCAGCTCAACCAGTTGATCGGTTTCCGCACCGGCGCTACCTATCATGTGAGTGATAGCATCCCGCTGAATACCTCCCTGCAGTTTGGAGAGCTGGCGCAGAAACTTGAAGAGACCAACCCTTCCCTGTTATTTGCCAAAAAGAATATTGACATTGCCCGCCTCACGGTGAAGGAACGCAAGGCAGACCTGTTTCCCATTTTATCTTTCAACTCGAACTATACTTTCACACAGAATGATAACAGCATAGCGGTGAATATTAACCAGCCTTTCTTTAACCAGAATAAAGGGTTCAATTATGGCTTTGGCCTCACCGTTCCCATCCTCAATGGCTTTAACGTAAAAAGACTGATCAAACAGGCTGAGCTGGATGTACGCTACCAGCAATTGGTGTATTTTAATCAACGCTCCCTGATAGATGTGGGACTGAGCAATGCCTTTAAAGATTATGAGCTGCAAAAAAAGCTGCTGACGCTGGAAGAAGACAATATTGCCCTGGCCAAGGAGAATGTGATGATCGCACTGGAACGTTTCCGCCAGGGCGTGTCTACTTTCCTTGAATTACGGGAAGCGCAGATCAGCCTGCAGGATGCCTATAACCGTCTTATTGCAGCCCGGTACAATACCAAATTGGCTGAAACAGAATTATTAAGGCTCAAAGGCGACCTGGTAAGGTAA
- the bshC gene encoding bacillithiol biosynthesis cysteine-adding enzyme BshC, protein MNCNTTQLPYIATGYFSKIATDYLQQAPSLRPFYQYEPTLQGIQEAIKDRQQLPLHRSLLSASLQKQYSAVTTTEAVQKNIALLQQDNTFTITTAHQPAIFTGHLYFIYKILHTIKLAARLKQDLPQYEFVPVFWMGSEDADLDELGNIWLSGDKLVWDTQQTGAVGRMNTKGLEAIIHRIEGELSVQPHGQELVQLLKDCYGNSPDIQTATFKLLNALFADYGLIVILPDNAELKRIMQPVFEDDLFNQTASGIVEKTIGRLGEQYKVQANPRAINLFYLEGNIRERIEKQGNEWTVVGTDIRFTAETLKKELEEHPERFSPNVILRGIYQETLLPNIAFIGGGGETSYWLELKDLMQHYKVSYPVLVLRNSFLIVEEKWEDKIHKLGFGLADFFQNEQQLLTALVTRHSNGHLKLENELLAAEQLYKQLREKAGHIDETLLPHIEALEIKTLKPIQELEKKMLRAEKKKYEQEQHQINTIKAALFPAGGLQERIENFLPYYALWGKAFIDCVYKSSLTLEQEFVILQQK, encoded by the coding sequence ATGAATTGTAATACTACACAGTTACCTTACATTGCTACCGGTTATTTTTCAAAGATCGCTACCGATTACCTGCAGCAGGCGCCTTCCTTACGTCCGTTCTACCAATATGAACCCACCCTGCAGGGTATTCAGGAAGCTATAAAAGATCGTCAGCAATTACCCCTGCACCGGTCATTGCTGTCGGCCAGCCTTCAAAAACAGTATTCGGCTGTTACCACTACAGAAGCTGTACAAAAGAACATTGCCTTGCTGCAGCAGGACAATACCTTTACCATTACCACAGCCCACCAGCCGGCTATTTTTACCGGCCACCTCTATTTCATTTATAAGATACTGCACACCATTAAACTGGCAGCCCGCTTAAAGCAGGACCTGCCGCAATATGAATTTGTACCGGTATTCTGGATGGGCAGTGAAGATGCCGACCTGGATGAGCTGGGCAATATCTGGCTGAGCGGTGATAAGCTGGTGTGGGACACTCAACAAACAGGTGCCGTAGGCCGCATGAACACCAAAGGGCTGGAGGCCATCATTCACCGTATCGAAGGCGAATTGTCCGTACAGCCGCATGGCCAGGAGCTGGTGCAGTTATTAAAAGATTGTTATGGCAACAGCCCCGATATACAAACCGCTACTTTTAAACTGTTGAATGCCTTGTTTGCAGACTATGGTTTGATCGTTATCCTGCCGGATAATGCGGAGCTGAAGCGGATCATGCAACCGGTATTTGAAGATGACCTGTTTAATCAAACAGCTTCCGGTATTGTAGAGAAGACGATTGGAAGACTGGGCGAGCAATATAAAGTACAGGCCAATCCAAGGGCCATCAACCTTTTTTACCTGGAAGGCAATATCCGGGAGCGCATCGAAAAGCAGGGCAATGAATGGACGGTGGTAGGCACCGATATCAGGTTCACAGCAGAAACGCTCAAGAAAGAACTGGAAGAACATCCGGAACGCTTCAGCCCCAATGTGATCCTGCGGGGTATATACCAGGAAACCTTGCTACCTAATATTGCTTTTATTGGCGGTGGCGGGGAAACCAGCTATTGGCTGGAACTGAAAGACCTGATGCAGCATTACAAAGTATCTTACCCGGTATTGGTACTGCGCAACTCCTTCCTCATCGTGGAAGAGAAATGGGAAGATAAGATCCATAAACTGGGATTTGGGTTAGCTGATTTCTTTCAGAATGAACAACAGCTATTAACAGCCTTAGTAACGCGCCATTCAAATGGCCACCTGAAGCTGGAAAATGAATTGCTGGCGGCTGAGCAATTGTACAAGCAATTGCGTGAGAAAGCCGGGCATATTGATGAAACCCTGCTGCCGCATATTGAAGCGCTGGAAATAAAGACGCTCAAGCCCATCCAGGAATTAGAGAAGAAAATGTTACGGGCCGAAAAGAAAAAGTACGAGCAGGAGCAACACCAGATCAATACCATCAAGGCCGCCTTATTCCCCGCCGGCGGTTTACAGGAACGTATCGAGAACTTCCTGCCTTATTACGCACTCTGGGGTAAAGCCTTTATAGACTGCGTATACAAAAGCTCTCTCACATTGGAACAGGAGTTTGTGATATTGCAGCAGAAGTAA
- the purE gene encoding 5-(carboxyamino)imidazole ribonucleotide mutase, with product MNPQVGIIMGSDSDLNVMQAAADILTELGVTYELTVVSAHRTPLRMVEYATKARERGLKVIIAGAGGAAHLPGMVASLTPLPVIGVPVKSSNSIDGWDSILSILQMPNGIPVATVALNAAKNAGILAASVIGAFDTAIGEKVASYKKSLETEVLKKADKLKKEGWQNQFDQ from the coding sequence ATGAATCCGCAGGTAGGCATAATTATGGGCAGCGATAGTGATCTGAATGTTATGCAGGCTGCTGCTGATATACTTACAGAGCTAGGAGTAACCTACGAACTAACAGTTGTTTCTGCTCATCGTACCCCCCTGCGGATGGTGGAATATGCTACCAAAGCAAGAGAAAGAGGACTCAAAGTGATCATTGCCGGCGCCGGCGGCGCTGCTCATCTGCCCGGCATGGTAGCCTCCCTTACCCCCCTACCCGTCATCGGCGTCCCCGTGAAATCATCCAATTCTATAGATGGCTGGGATTCCATATTGTCCATCCTTCAAATGCCCAATGGTATACCTGTAGCTACTGTGGCCCTCAATGCAGCCAAGAATGCAGGCATACTGGCCGCTTCTGTGATCGGCGCTTTTGATACGGCTATCGGTGAAAAAGTAGCCAGTTATAAAAAGAGCCTGGAAACGGAGGTATTGAAAAAAGCGGATAAGCTGAAAAAAGAAGGCTGGCAAAACCAGTTCGACCAATAA
- a CDS encoding aldose epimerase family protein produces the protein MKSTRLITCSFFCISMAAAMIGCNDNASTTTDTKTDSTTTAAKMSMTQAPFGTTDGKEVIEYTLTNGNGVSVKILNYGGTITHLITPDKNGAAGDVVLGFDSLSGYQQKGNPYFGSLIGRYGNRIANGKFTLDGKTYTLAGNNDGNSLHGGLKGFDKVVWTGAPLSDSSLKLTYDSKDGEEGYPGNLHTEVVYTLTGSNELKIEYKATTDKATPLNLTNHAYFNLSAGADSTVLDHELMLKADKYTAVNAKLIPTGQLPDVKGTPMDFTTSKKIGNDIAKVPGGFDHNWVLSKGAGLELIGALYHPASGRYMEVFTTEPGVQFYSGNFLDGTLTNTKGGKKYVKHAGLCLETQHFPDSPNQPSFPNTVLKPGETYTQTTIYKFSTK, from the coding sequence ATGAAGTCCACACGATTGATTACTTGTTCTTTCTTCTGCATCAGCATGGCTGCTGCCATGATCGGTTGCAACGACAATGCCAGCACTACTACCGACACAAAAACTGATTCAACAACAACAGCCGCAAAAATGAGTATGACACAAGCGCCCTTTGGAACGACTGACGGAAAAGAAGTGATTGAATACACCCTGACCAATGGCAATGGGGTAAGCGTGAAGATCCTGAACTATGGAGGTACCATTACCCACCTCATAACGCCCGATAAGAACGGTGCTGCCGGCGATGTGGTACTGGGCTTTGATTCCCTTAGCGGTTACCAGCAGAAAGGCAATCCTTACTTTGGTTCCCTGATCGGCCGTTATGGCAACCGGATTGCCAATGGCAAGTTTACACTGGATGGCAAGACCTATACACTGGCGGGCAACAACGATGGCAACTCCCTGCACGGTGGACTGAAAGGATTTGATAAAGTGGTATGGACAGGCGCCCCGCTGAGCGACAGCAGCCTGAAGCTGACGTACGATAGCAAAGATGGCGAAGAAGGTTATCCCGGCAACCTGCATACCGAAGTGGTGTACACATTGACCGGTAGCAATGAGCTGAAGATCGAGTACAAGGCTACTACCGATAAAGCGACGCCGCTCAACCTGACCAACCACGCTTATTTTAACCTGAGTGCCGGCGCCGATTCTACCGTCCTGGACCATGAGCTGATGCTGAAGGCAGATAAGTACACCGCCGTTAATGCTAAGCTGATCCCTACCGGTCAACTGCCCGATGTAAAAGGTACACCGATGGATTTTACTACCTCCAAGAAGATCGGGAATGATATTGCCAAAGTACCCGGCGGCTTTGACCATAACTGGGTATTGAGCAAAGGAGCCGGACTGGAGCTGATCGGTGCTTTGTATCATCCTGCCAGTGGCCGTTACATGGAAGTGTTCACCACCGAGCCGGGCGTACAGTTCTATTCCGGTAACTTCCTGGATGGAACATTGACCAATACAAAGGGCGGCAAAAAGTATGTAAAACATGCTGGTCTTTGCCTGGAAACACAACATTTCCCTGATTCACCGAATCAGCCTTCTTTCCCGAATACCGTATTGAAACCGGGAGAGACCTATACACAAACAACGATCTATAAGTTCTCAACGAAATAA